One Desmodus rotundus isolate HL8 chromosome 4, HLdesRot8A.1, whole genome shotgun sequence DNA segment encodes these proteins:
- the PCGF3 gene encoding polycomb group RING finger protein 3, translating into MLTRKIKLWDINAHITCRLCSGYLIDATTVTECLHTFCRSCLVKYLEENNTCPTCRIVIHQSHPLQYIGHDRTMQDIVYKLVPGLQEAEMRKQREFYHKLGMEVPGDIKGETGSAKQHSDPHRNGETKADESSNKETAEEKQEEDNDYHRSDEQVSICLECNSSKLRGLKRKWIRCSAQATVLHLKKFIAKKLNLSSFNELDILCNEEILGKDHTLKFVVVTRWRFKKAPLLLHYRPKMDLL; encoded by the exons ATGTTGACCAGAAAGATTAAACTCTGGGACATAAACGCCCACATCACCTGCCGCCTGTGCAGCGGGTACCTCATCGACGCGACCACGGTGACCGAGTGTCTGCACACGT TCTGCCGGAGCTGCCTGGTCAAGTACCTGGAGGAGAACAACACCTGCCCCACGTGCCGGATCGTCATCCACCAGAGCCACCCGCTGCAGTACATCGG TCATGACAGGACCATGCAGGACATCGTTTACAAGCTGGTTCCAGGCCTGCAGGAAG cggaaatgagaaaacagagggaatTCTACCACAAATTGGGCATGGAGGTGCCTGGAGACATCAAGGGGGAGACTGGTTCTGCAAAACAGCACTCAGACCCCCACCGGAATG GTGAAACCAAAGCAGATGAGAGTTCCAACAAGGAGACCGCCgaggagaagcaggaggaggacaaCGATTACCACCGGAGCGACGAGCAG GTGAGCATCTGTCTGGAGTGCAACAGCAGCAAGCTGCGCGGCCTGAAGCGCAAGTGGATCCGCTGCTCCGCCCAGGCCACCGTGCTGCACCTGAAGAAGTTCATCGCCAAGAAGCTCAACCTTTCGTCGTTCAACGAG CTGGACATTTTATGCAACGAGGAAATTCTGGGCAAGGACCACACACTCAAGTTTGTGGTCGTCACGAGATGGAGGTTCAAG AAGGCGCCGCTCCTGCTGCACTACAGACCCAAGATGGACCTGCTGTGA
- the CPLX1 gene encoding complexin-1, translating into MEFVMKQALGGATKDMGKMLGGDEEKDPDAAKKEEERQEALRQEEEERKAKYAKMEAEREAMRQGIRDKYGIKKKEEREAEAQAAMEANSEGSLTRPKKAIPPGCGDEPEAEDESILDTVIKYLPGPLQDMFKK; encoded by the exons GGGCCACCAAGGACATGGGGAAGATGCTCGGGGGTGATGAGGAGAAGGACCCCGACGCCGCCAAGAAGGAGGAGGAGCGCCAGGAGGCCCTGcggcaagaggaggaggagcgcAAGGCCAAGTACGCCAAGATGGAGGCGGAGCGTGAGGCCATGCGGCAGGGCATCCGAGACAAG TATGGCATCAAGAAGAAGGAGGAGCGAGAGGCCGAGGCCCAGGCCGCCATGGAGGCCAACTCGGAGGGCAGCCTGACTCGGCCCAAGAAGGCCATCCCGCCGGGCTGCGGCGACGAGCCTGAGGCGGAGGATGAGAGCATCCTGGATACGGTCATCAAGTACCTACCAGGGCCTCTGCAGGACATGTTCAAGAAGTAA